The Herminiimonas arsenitoxidans genome window below encodes:
- a CDS encoding HD domain-containing protein yields the protein MNLASHTWQQRFITLATEAAGNDGAHDINHLHRVWQTAQTLLTDHPEADALVVQAACYLHDLVNLAKNDPDRHLASRQAAQLACRQLEAMNFPSDKLAPLAHAIEAHSFSANITPLTIEARIVQDADRLDALGAVGLARLFYIAGRMGSELAHSDDPIGSRRELDDRRYALDHIEVKLAKLPASMQTDAGRKLGEQRLEWIYDFRDTFIAEWGTQNT from the coding sequence ATGAATCTCGCATCCCATACATGGCAGCAGCGTTTTATTACGCTAGCCACAGAAGCCGCCGGGAACGACGGCGCGCATGACATCAATCATTTGCACAGAGTCTGGCAAACCGCACAAACGCTGCTGACCGACCATCCGGAAGCAGATGCGCTCGTCGTACAAGCGGCGTGCTATCTGCATGATTTAGTTAATCTGGCCAAGAATGATCCTGATCGCCATCTGGCATCACGACAAGCCGCGCAACTCGCCTGCCGTCAATTGGAGGCGATGAATTTCCCATCGGATAAATTGGCACCTCTTGCGCACGCCATTGAAGCGCACAGTTTTTCTGCCAACATCACACCACTCACGATAGAAGCGCGCATCGTGCAGGATGCCGACAGGCTCGATGCCTTGGGTGCAGTTGGATTGGCGCGACTGTTTTACATCGCTGGTCGCATGGGTAGCGAGCTTGCGCATTCTGATGATCCGATTGGATCTCGACGCGAACTGGATGACAGGCGTTATGCGCTGGATCACATCGAAGTCAAGCTGGCCAAACTTCCTGCCAGCATGCAAACCGATGCCGGTCGCAAATTGGGTGAACAACGATTGGAATGGATATATGACTTCCGCGATACCTTCATTGCCGAATGGGGCACGCAGAATACGTGA
- the urtA gene encoding urea ABC transporter substrate-binding protein, giving the protein MSRRTILKATALGAFTLAASSWLPTAFAADTIKVGILHSLSGTMAISETSLKDVALMTIDEINANGGVMGKKLEAVIVDPASNWPLFAEKARQLISQDKVSVVFGCWTSVSRKSVLPVFKELNSLLFYPVQYEGEELEKNVFYTGAAPNQQAIPATEYLMSKEGGGAKRFVLLGTDYVYPRTTNKILRSFLHSKGVKDADIDEVYTPFGHSDYQTIVANIKKFAAGGKTAVISTINGDSNVPFYKELGNAGLKATDVPVVAFSVGEEELRGVDTKPLVGHLAAWNYFESVKNPVNAAFIKKWKAYAVAKKLPNANTVVTNDPMEATYVGLYMWKQAVEKAKSTDTDKVIAAMAGQTFKAPSGYTLEMDKTNHHLHKPVMIGEIKADGQFNVVNKTKTTIRAQPWSPYIPGNESKQKL; this is encoded by the coding sequence ATGTCACGTCGCACTATCCTAAAAGCAACAGCACTTGGCGCGTTCACACTAGCAGCTTCTTCCTGGCTTCCCACCGCTTTTGCCGCTGACACTATCAAGGTCGGCATCCTGCATTCGCTCTCCGGCACCATGGCCATCTCCGAAACCTCGTTGAAAGACGTGGCGCTGATGACGATCGATGAAATCAATGCCAATGGCGGCGTCATGGGCAAGAAGCTGGAAGCTGTCATCGTTGATCCAGCATCCAACTGGCCTTTGTTCGCGGAAAAAGCACGACAGTTGATCTCGCAAGACAAGGTATCCGTCGTCTTCGGTTGCTGGACTTCGGTTTCACGCAAATCTGTACTGCCAGTCTTCAAGGAACTCAACAGCCTGCTGTTCTACCCAGTTCAATACGAAGGTGAAGAACTCGAGAAAAACGTCTTCTACACCGGCGCAGCACCTAATCAGCAAGCCATCCCCGCTACCGAATACCTGATGTCGAAAGAAGGCGGCGGCGCCAAGCGCTTCGTCCTGCTCGGTACTGACTATGTCTACCCACGCACTACCAACAAGATTCTACGTTCCTTCCTGCATAGCAAAGGTGTGAAGGATGCCGATATCGATGAGGTCTACACACCGTTCGGCCACTCCGATTACCAAACCATCGTCGCCAACATCAAGAAGTTCGCAGCAGGCGGCAAGACAGCGGTCATCTCCACCATCAATGGCGACTCCAACGTGCCTTTCTACAAGGAATTGGGTAATGCAGGCTTGAAAGCGACCGACGTTCCTGTCGTTGCATTCTCGGTCGGTGAAGAAGAATTGCGCGGCGTCGATACCAAACCACTGGTCGGCCATCTGGCAGCATGGAACTACTTTGAATCGGTGAAGAATCCAGTCAATGCAGCCTTCATCAAAAAATGGAAAGCCTATGCAGTAGCGAAAAAACTGCCTAACGCAAACACGGTAGTGACCAACGATCCGATGGAAGCAACCTACGTCGGCCTCTATATGTGGAAGCAAGCAGTAGAAAAAGCCAAGTCCACCGATACCGACAAAGTGATCGCAGCAATGGCTGGCCAAACCTTCAAGGCACCATCCGGCTACACACTGGAAATGGACAAAACCAATCACCACTTGCACAAACCAGTGATGATCGGCGAGATCAAGGCTGATGGTCAGTTCAACGTAGTGAATAAAACCAAAACCACCATCCGTGCGCAACCTTGGAGCCCATACATTCCAGGTAACGAGTCCAAGCAAAAGTTGTAA
- the urtD gene encoding urea ABC transporter ATP-binding protein UrtD: MSELYNPAEPSDRVDNNEHADHGVTYSRLKPEGLDTAHGVILYLENITVSFDGFKAINNLNLDISVGELRCIIGPNGAGKTTMMDVITGKTRPTAGTAFFGQSIDLTKMTEYEIAHAGIGRKFQRPTVFEQHTVFENLELAMKMDKRVKTTLFARLNSEQIGKIEEILTLIRLNGQEHRIAGLLSHGQKQWLEIGMLLMQEPQLLLLDEPVAGMSDAETARTAELLNELRGKHSIMVVEHDMGFVEEIAQGGKVTVLHEGSVLAEGTMQQVQSDERVIEVYLGR, from the coding sequence ATGAGCGAACTCTATAATCCGGCCGAACCATCCGACCGCGTCGACAACAATGAACACGCCGATCACGGCGTCACCTACTCGCGCCTGAAGCCAGAAGGTCTGGACACCGCGCACGGCGTCATCCTGTATCTGGAAAATATCACCGTCTCTTTCGACGGCTTCAAGGCCATCAACAATCTGAATCTGGATATCTCGGTCGGTGAACTACGCTGCATTATCGGACCCAATGGTGCGGGCAAGACCACGATGATGGATGTGATCACCGGCAAAACGCGACCAACGGCTGGCACTGCATTCTTCGGCCAAAGCATCGATTTGACCAAGATGACCGAATATGAAATCGCGCACGCTGGCATAGGTCGCAAGTTCCAGCGACCGACAGTGTTCGAGCAGCATACCGTCTTCGAGAATCTGGAACTGGCGATGAAGATGGACAAGCGTGTGAAAACGACCTTATTCGCCCGTCTGAATTCGGAGCAGATAGGCAAGATAGAAGAAATTCTTACGCTGATACGTCTGAACGGCCAGGAGCATCGCATCGCTGGCCTGCTTTCGCACGGCCAAAAGCAATGGCTGGAAATCGGTATGTTGCTAATGCAGGAACCGCAATTGCTGCTGCTGGATGAACCGGTAGCTGGCATGTCCGATGCAGAAACCGCACGAACAGCCGAGTTGCTGAACGAGCTACGCGGCAAGCATTCCATTATGGTGGTTGAGCATGACATGGGCTTTGTCGAAGAAATTGCGCAAGGCGGCAAGGTCACCGTGCTGCATGAAGGTTCGGTGCTGGCTGAAGGCACGATGCAGCAGGTGCAATCAGATGAACGCGTCATCGAAGTGTATTTGGGAAGATAA
- the urtE gene encoding urea ABC transporter ATP-binding subunit UrtE produces MLQVNQLNQYYGAAHTLRGVSLNVEKGKCLSLLGRNGVGKTTLLKCLMGVLPVAAGNVSLEGRDITKMKPHQRAALGIAYVPQGREIFARLTVEENLLMGMATKSGKKVSVIKGEVYELFPVLKEMLHRRGGDLSGGQQQQLAIARALLAEPKLIILDEPTEGIQPSIIKDIGRVIKLLRERGDIGILLCEQYFDFARELADTFIVMSRGEVVASGTQDQMDDENVKKHLAV; encoded by the coding sequence ATGCTGCAAGTTAATCAACTCAATCAATATTACGGCGCCGCCCACACCTTGCGCGGCGTGTCGCTCAATGTCGAAAAAGGCAAATGCCTGTCCCTGCTCGGTCGCAACGGCGTCGGCAAAACCACGCTACTGAAATGTCTGATGGGTGTGCTGCCGGTTGCCGCTGGCAATGTCAGTCTCGAAGGTCGTGACATCACCAAAATGAAGCCGCATCAACGCGCCGCACTTGGCATCGCCTACGTACCACAAGGTCGTGAAATCTTTGCCCGTCTGACCGTAGAAGAAAACCTGTTGATGGGTATGGCGACCAAATCCGGCAAGAAAGTCTCGGTGATCAAGGGCGAAGTCTACGAACTGTTTCCGGTACTGAAGGAAATGTTACATAGACGCGGCGGCGATCTATCCGGCGGGCAACAGCAGCAACTGGCGATTGCCCGCGCTCTGCTGGCCGAACCCAAGCTCATCATTCTGGATGAACCGACCGAAGGCATACAGCCATCCATCATCAAGGACATAGGCCGCGTCATCAAGCTGCTGCGTGAACGCGGCGACATCGGCATCTTGCTGTGCGAGCAATATTTCGATTTTGCCCGTGAGCTGGCCGATACTTTTATCGTCATGTCACGCGGTGAAGTGGTTGCCTCCGGCACCCAGGATCAAATGGATGATGAAAACGTTAAAAAACACCTGGCTGTATAA
- a CDS encoding DUF3300 domain-containing protein, with product MKANNNNFSTLVASSLVISLLALAGCNKAETPATPPVATTPTPTPAPYTPPTADQLSQMVAPIALFPDKLVAQVLAGATYPDQITAANQWLGQNPTLKGDALQNAANLQPWDVSVKSLTAFPAVLAQMANNIQWTTALGEAYANDPNDVMNAIQTMRLRAQQAGNLKNSQQMRVTSNPRPAPPPGYADESGYSVIAPPSQTIVIESAQPDMVYVPHYNPAVVYGAPIPVYPSYAYNPGYSSGNLITTGIISFGIGILVGNAISHHDGWGWHSWGMNWGGRGPGSGPDYGGGNGWNRPAVTYNNSTYITKSTTIINRNNNSSHITNNFGGPNNNVPAVNNNASRPNFSGGAQNVHPQNFGTHTQPQNGPMTMPHFNAADTHQGARPAQTGPGPQHNTNTLHSAQTRDVPPHANNRGVERPQSETGQRLNSTGFQHSNGQQHTLSTENRQQNPVHTAPSPNTLRSTGGQQNEMHQQQHMERENRAVRSNPEPQVRPQMQQQQQQQQQFHPQVQQHSAQQQPRPEQSRPQPQPQHMQAPHPQAQQPHPQTQQHAQERPHPAKQEERKER from the coding sequence ATGAAAGCGAATAACAACAACTTCTCCACTTTGGTAGCCTCATCACTGGTTATTAGTCTGCTTGCTCTTGCAGGCTGCAACAAAGCAGAAACTCCGGCAACACCTCCCGTTGCTACTACGCCGACACCCACACCAGCGCCTTACACACCACCAACTGCTGATCAGTTATCGCAGATGGTCGCACCGATAGCATTGTTTCCTGACAAACTGGTTGCACAAGTTTTGGCCGGCGCGACCTATCCTGATCAAATTACCGCAGCCAATCAATGGCTAGGGCAAAACCCAACATTGAAAGGTGACGCATTGCAAAATGCGGCAAATCTGCAACCTTGGGACGTCAGCGTCAAATCATTGACCGCCTTCCCTGCCGTACTCGCGCAGATGGCAAATAACATCCAATGGACGACAGCGCTTGGCGAAGCCTATGCCAACGATCCTAACGATGTGATGAACGCCATACAGACTATGCGCTTGCGTGCGCAACAAGCCGGTAATCTTAAAAATTCTCAGCAAATGCGCGTGACATCCAACCCGCGTCCAGCACCACCGCCTGGCTACGCGGATGAATCAGGCTATTCGGTCATAGCGCCACCATCGCAAACCATCGTGATTGAATCAGCGCAACCGGATATGGTCTATGTGCCTCATTACAATCCTGCGGTTGTCTATGGCGCGCCGATTCCTGTTTATCCAAGTTACGCGTACAACCCTGGCTACAGCTCCGGCAACTTGATCACGACCGGCATCATCTCCTTCGGCATTGGCATCCTGGTTGGCAATGCCATCAGCCATCATGATGGCTGGGGCTGGCATTCCTGGGGCATGAACTGGGGCGGTCGCGGCCCTGGTTCCGGTCCGGATTATGGTGGTGGCAATGGCTGGAATCGCCCCGCTGTGACCTATAACAATTCGACCTATATAACGAAATCGACGACCATCATTAACCGCAACAATAATTCTTCACACATCACCAACAACTTTGGTGGACCGAACAACAATGTTCCTGCAGTCAACAATAATGCAAGTCGTCCTAACTTCAGCGGTGGTGCACAGAATGTTCATCCGCAAAACTTTGGCACGCATACGCAACCGCAAAACGGCCCCATGACCATGCCGCACTTCAATGCTGCTGATACACATCAAGGTGCACGTCCAGCACAGACTGGACCTGGCCCGCAGCACAATACAAACACGCTACATTCAGCACAAACGCGAGATGTGCCACCGCATGCCAATAATCGCGGCGTTGAACGTCCTCAGTCCGAAACCGGACAACGCCTGAATTCCACTGGGTTCCAGCATTCAAACGGACAGCAACATACCTTGAGTACAGAGAACAGACAGCAAAATCCTGTGCATACGGCGCCTTCGCCAAATACGCTGCGTTCGACTGGTGGTCAACAAAACGAGATGCACCAACAGCAACATATGGAGAGAGAAAACAGAGCTGTGCGCTCTAACCCTGAACCGCAGGTCAGACCGCAAATGCAACAGCAACAGCAACAGCAGCAACAATTTCATCCACAAGTGCAGCAACACTCTGCACAGCAACAACCACGTCCAGAACAATCACGTCCACAACCGCAGCCGCAGCATATGCAGGCACCACATCCACAAGCTCAACAGCCCCATCCACAGACTCAACAGCATGCGCAAGAACGCCCGCATCCTGCTAAACAAGAAGAGCGAAAAGAACGCTAA
- the mctP gene encoding monocarboxylate uptake permease MctP, protein MDSKINWTALAVFVFFFILVTAMGFAASRWQSGKANKGAHLDEWGLGGRNFGTWITWFLVGGDFYTAYTVIAVPALVYAVGAYGFFALPYTIIVYPIVFAIMPKLWNAAHRAGHVTAADVVYGRYSSRTLEFAVAITGVIATMPYIALQLVGMEVVIKALGLTGELPLAAAFIILALYTYSAGLRAPALIAFVKDLMIYIVVLVAIVLVPMRLGGYGAVFSSAGAAFAAKGGATGLFLQPQQILPFATLALGSAMAAFMYPHTLTGIFAAKSADTIRKNAVFLPAYTVLLGLIALLGFMGHAAGIKITSNNDVVPALFNALFPSWFTGFAFAAIAIGALVPAAVMSIGASNLFTRNFWKPYVNPAITPAGEQQVAKIVSLVVKVGALVFILFLPTQFALDLQLLGGVWILQTFPAVVFGLFFCWFRAPALLAGWAIGMAGGSWLAFSDGIKPVHTLMLGGSGYTIYTGLLALALNIAVAVVVQLVLGERGANKPALETLTR, encoded by the coding sequence GCGTAACTTCGGTACCTGGATTACGTGGTTCCTCGTCGGCGGTGATTTCTATACCGCATACACCGTCATCGCCGTACCAGCACTGGTTTATGCAGTCGGCGCGTATGGTTTCTTCGCTCTTCCCTATACGATCATCGTCTACCCTATCGTGTTCGCCATCATGCCGAAACTGTGGAATGCGGCGCATCGTGCTGGGCATGTTACTGCTGCTGACGTCGTGTACGGACGCTATAGTTCACGCACGCTGGAATTTGCAGTAGCAATCACTGGCGTCATCGCCACCATGCCGTACATCGCGTTGCAGTTGGTCGGTATGGAAGTGGTTATCAAGGCGCTCGGTCTGACAGGTGAATTACCTTTGGCCGCAGCGTTCATCATTCTCGCGCTCTACACTTATTCAGCAGGCTTGCGCGCACCAGCCCTGATTGCGTTCGTGAAGGATTTGATGATTTACATCGTGGTGCTGGTTGCCATTGTGTTGGTACCGATGAGACTCGGTGGCTACGGCGCAGTGTTCTCTTCCGCCGGCGCAGCCTTCGCTGCCAAAGGTGGTGCCACCGGACTTTTCCTGCAGCCGCAACAGATCCTGCCGTTTGCCACGCTGGCACTCGGTTCTGCGATGGCGGCGTTCATGTATCCGCATACGCTGACCGGTATTTTTGCAGCAAAAAGTGCTGACACGATCAGGAAAAATGCAGTCTTCCTGCCAGCCTATACCGTGCTGCTTGGCTTGATCGCACTGCTGGGCTTCATGGGACACGCTGCTGGCATCAAGATCACAAGCAACAATGATGTGGTGCCTGCATTGTTCAACGCATTGTTCCCAAGCTGGTTCACTGGTTTCGCCTTCGCAGCCATTGCGATCGGTGCATTGGTGCCAGCAGCGGTGATGTCTATCGGTGCATCTAATTTGTTCACACGTAACTTCTGGAAACCTTATGTCAATCCAGCCATCACGCCAGCCGGTGAGCAGCAAGTGGCAAAAATCGTATCGTTGGTGGTCAAAGTCGGTGCCCTGGTTTTCATCCTGTTCCTGCCTACCCAGTTCGCTCTCGATCTGCAATTGCTGGGCGGTGTATGGATATTGCAAACATTCCCTGCCGTCGTATTCGGCCTGTTCTTCTGCTGGTTCCGCGCTCCAGCTCTGTTGGCTGGTTGGGCGATTGGTATGGCAGGCGGTAGTTGGCTGGCCTTCTCGGATGGCATCAAACCTGTACATACATTGATGCTAGGTGGTTCCGGCTATACGATCTATACAGGCTTGCTGGCATTGGCACTGAATATTGCCGTCGCTGTAGTGGTGCAATTGGTGCTGGGCGAACGCGGTGCAAACAAACCAGCACTGGAGACGCTGACACGCTAA
- the dapA gene encoding 4-hydroxy-tetrahydrodipicolinate synthase, with translation MTAFEGIWVPIVTPFHNGEVALDAAQRLAADLVDKGIHGIVVCGTTGEAAALSEHEQATLLCAIIEAVGARCPVAMGVSGSNTRVVAEKVKSYNHYAPAAYLLSAPSYVRPSQEGILWHFQAVASQTDLPIIIYNIPARTGVNIDASTVATLAMDPHFIAIKESSGDVSQLMKIINNTSLKVLSGDDALLLTTLELGGHGAISAGAHIRPDLFVRIVDLMRAGQTEQASIIFHALLPLIRLLFSEPNPGPIKAALAIQGKMNDNLRLPMTPMSSAGKDKLAGILQEVADLRV, from the coding sequence ATGACAGCTTTTGAAGGCATTTGGGTTCCTATCGTGACGCCATTCCATAATGGCGAAGTCGCACTCGATGCAGCGCAGCGCCTCGCGGCTGATCTGGTTGACAAGGGTATTCATGGGATAGTCGTCTGCGGTACAACGGGTGAAGCAGCCGCATTAAGTGAGCACGAACAGGCAACATTGCTATGTGCAATTATCGAAGCCGTAGGCGCGCGTTGCCCTGTCGCGATGGGAGTCAGCGGCAGCAATACACGCGTAGTCGCTGAAAAAGTAAAAAGCTACAACCACTATGCGCCCGCAGCTTATTTACTCTCTGCGCCATCCTATGTACGTCCATCGCAAGAAGGCATACTGTGGCACTTTCAAGCGGTCGCATCGCAGACTGATCTACCCATCATCATCTACAACATCCCTGCGCGTACCGGCGTCAATATCGACGCATCGACTGTCGCCACATTGGCGATGGATCCGCACTTTATCGCTATCAAAGAAAGTAGCGGCGATGTTTCACAGTTAATGAAGATTATCAACAATACTTCATTGAAAGTACTATCAGGCGATGATGCCCTGCTCCTAACTACACTTGAGCTAGGTGGACATGGCGCGATCTCGGCAGGTGCGCATATACGCCCCGATCTTTTTGTACGCATCGTTGATTTGATGCGTGCAGGACAAACCGAGCAGGCATCCATCATCTTCCATGCGCTGTTGCCGCTCATACGACTACTGTTTTCAGAACCAAATCCAGGCCCGATCAAAGCCGCATTGGCAATACAAGGAAAAATGAACGATAACTTGCGTCTGCCTATGACGCCTATGTCATCTGCAGGCAAGGACAAACTTGCAGGGATATTGCAGGAAGTTGCAGATTTGCGGGTATAG
- the urtB gene encoding urea ABC transporter permease subunit UrtB codes for MRLFSRILATGLLSAWLCMQAISAYAAIDPALLKPLAGDDPDARIAAVTQIAALANEDARKILNAINNDALYATPAGDVYIIEDTEAFNPATDKTGPAPDDAEGITVNNRLRGVVESALSGLQLFSQDRKARLTAATDLLKTADPEQIPLINKALEKESDPAIKELLQQVVATANLHAPDAATRQAAVKTLASTTNASLKPLLEQMLVKNPDGSYVEPDEAVRSEATRTLSALNRHLTITEFVGKLFYGVSLGSVLLLAALGLAITFGLMGIINMAHGELLMIGAYTTYVCQLVFRKYFPEAIDAYLLVALPAAFIVAGAVGIALERLVIRWLYGRPLETLLCTWGISLILMQTVRSIFGAQNVEVANPSWMSGGITVLGSLVLSYNRIVIIFFALFVVLAVWLILNKTRLGLFVRAVMQNRRMAACVGVSTGKIDMMTFGLGCGIAGLGGVALSQLGNVGPDLGQGYIVDSFMVVVLGGVGQLAGTVIAAFGLGEVNKFLEPVAGAVLAKISILVFIIVFIQKRPQGLFALKGRSVE; via the coding sequence ATGAGACTGTTCTCCAGAATTCTCGCTACCGGCTTGCTCAGTGCCTGGTTATGCATGCAAGCGATCAGCGCGTATGCAGCCATCGATCCAGCCTTGCTCAAGCCGCTGGCAGGTGATGATCCTGACGCGCGTATCGCTGCGGTCACGCAAATCGCCGCACTCGCAAATGAAGATGCGCGCAAGATACTGAACGCGATCAACAACGACGCGCTGTACGCAACGCCTGCTGGCGACGTATATATCATTGAAGATACCGAAGCCTTCAATCCCGCTACCGACAAAACCGGCCCTGCACCGGATGATGCAGAAGGCATCACCGTCAACAATCGTCTGCGTGGTGTGGTCGAGAGCGCACTCTCTGGTCTGCAATTGTTTTCTCAGGATAGAAAGGCGCGTCTGACTGCCGCTACCGACTTGCTGAAAACAGCCGATCCCGAGCAAATTCCGCTGATCAATAAAGCGCTGGAAAAAGAAAGCGATCCAGCCATCAAGGAACTGCTGCAACAAGTCGTCGCTACTGCCAATCTGCATGCGCCTGATGCCGCTACGCGCCAGGCAGCAGTCAAGACGCTCGCCAGCACGACCAATGCCAGCCTGAAGCCACTGCTGGAACAAATGCTGGTGAAGAATCCCGACGGCAGTTACGTCGAACCTGATGAAGCTGTACGCAGTGAAGCAACGCGCACACTCTCTGCATTGAATCGTCATCTGACCATTACCGAATTCGTCGGCAAACTGTTTTACGGCGTTTCGCTAGGCAGCGTCTTGTTGCTGGCTGCGCTGGGACTCGCAATCACCTTCGGCCTGATGGGCATCATCAATATGGCGCACGGCGAATTGCTGATGATAGGTGCGTACACCACTTACGTTTGCCAACTCGTCTTTCGCAAATATTTTCCTGAAGCCATCGACGCCTATCTGCTGGTCGCCCTGCCCGCCGCCTTCATCGTAGCCGGCGCAGTCGGTATCGCATTAGAACGTCTGGTCATACGCTGGCTATATGGCCGCCCTTTGGAAACGCTGCTCTGTACCTGGGGCATCAGCCTGATATTGATGCAAACGGTGCGTTCCATCTTCGGCGCACAAAACGTAGAAGTTGCGAACCCCAGCTGGATGTCCGGCGGCATCACGGTGCTCGGTTCTCTGGTGCTGTCGTATAACCGTATAGTCATCATCTTCTTCGCGCTATTCGTGGTGCTGGCAGTGTGGCTGATCCTGAACAAGACCCGCCTCGGTCTGTTCGTGCGTGCCGTGATGCAGAACCGTCGCATGGCAGCTTGCGTCGGCGTCTCCACCGGCAAGATAGACATGATGACCTTTGGCCTCGGTTGCGGCATCGCCGGACTCGGCGGTGTCGCGTTGTCGCAGCTCGGCAATGTCGGCCCCGATCTTGGTCAAGGTTATATCGTTGATTCCTTTATGGTGGTGGTGCTGGGTGGCGTCGGTCAGTTGGCCGGCACCGTGATTGCCGCATTCGGTCTGGGTGAGGTCAATAAATTCCTCGAACCGGTCGCCGGCGCAGTGCTGGCAAAGATCTCGATTCTGGTCTTCATCATTGTCTTTATCCAAAAACGCCCTCAAGGCCTGTTTGCACTCAAAGGCAGGAGCGTGGAATGA
- the urtC gene encoding urea ABC transporter permease subunit UrtC gives MSPILKPSLFSRPAWIGIVFCAIVLALLPILNLCFPAGHVLHISSYTIALVGKFMCYAMAALALDLVWGYTGILSLGHGVFFALGGYAHGMYLMRAIGRDGVYQSNLPDFMVFLNWKEYPWYWWMTEHFWFAMLLVVLVPGLLAFIFGYFAFRSRIKGVYFSIITQAMTFAFMLLFFRNDTGFGGNNGFTDFKRILGFTITAPSTKAVLYLVTLAFLLGALLLCRAIVTSKLGRVLQGVRDSESRLMFIGYNPLWFKLFVWTLSAVLCGIAGALYVPQVGIINPSEMSPANSIEMVIWAAVGGRGSLLGPIIGAFTVNGLKSWFTAAFPDLWLYALGLIFILVTLFMPQGILGLVKKLKKQKNEEAAV, from the coding sequence ATGAGTCCTATCTTGAAACCTTCCCTCTTTTCACGTCCGGCCTGGATAGGCATCGTCTTCTGCGCCATCGTGCTGGCTTTGCTGCCTATTTTGAATCTGTGCTTTCCGGCTGGTCATGTGCTGCATATTTCCAGCTACACCATCGCACTGGTCGGCAAGTTCATGTGCTACGCGATGGCAGCTTTAGCGCTGGATCTGGTGTGGGGTTACACCGGCATCCTCTCACTGGGTCACGGCGTGTTCTTCGCACTCGGTGGTTACGCACACGGCATGTATCTGATGCGTGCCATCGGTCGTGACGGCGTATATCAGAGCAATCTGCCTGACTTCATGGTCTTCCTGAACTGGAAGGAATATCCATGGTACTGGTGGATGACGGAACACTTTTGGTTCGCGATGTTGCTGGTGGTATTGGTGCCGGGTCTGCTTGCATTTATCTTTGGCTACTTCGCCTTCCGCTCGCGCATCAAGGGCGTGTACTTTTCCATCATCACGCAAGCGATGACCTTCGCCTTCATGTTGCTGTTCTTCCGCAACGATACCGGCTTCGGCGGCAACAACGGCTTCACCGACTTCAAACGCATACTCGGCTTTACGATTACTGCCCCTTCAACCAAGGCTGTGCTGTATCTGGTCACGCTGGCTTTCCTGCTCGGTGCCCTGCTGCTGTGCCGTGCAATTGTCACTTCCAAGTTGGGACGCGTTCTGCAAGGCGTGCGTGATTCGGAATCGCGCTTGATGTTCATCGGCTACAACCCCCTGTGGTTCAAGCTGTTCGTGTGGACCTTGTCCGCCGTGTTGTGCGGCATTGCGGGTGCGCTGTACGTACCGCAAGTCGGCATCATCAATCCGTCAGAAATGTCGCCCGCCAATTCGATAGAAATGGTGATCTGGGCGGCAGTCGGTGGGCGCGGCTCCTTGCTCGGCCCCATTATCGGTGCATTTACCGTCAACGGCTTGAAGAGCTGGTTTACCGCTGCCTTCCCTGATCTGTGGCTGTACGCGCTGGGATTGATCTTCATCCTGGTCACGCTGTTCATGCCACAAGGCATCCTCGGTCTGGTCAAAAAACTCAAGAAACAAAAGAATGAAGAGGCCGCAGTATGA